From the Leifsonia sp. AG29 genome, one window contains:
- a CDS encoding dihydrofolate reductase family protein, with protein sequence MRPLIVSEFMTLDGVVEAPGGETTHPHAGWSIPFTSDEVIAAKLQETREAGTLLLGRRTFDQFAGAWPSRDGELADLMNGLPKTVVTSRAGDPGWNGERLPEPVRSSITTLKQGDGDPILVVGSASLVRALLVWGLVDELRLLVCPVMVGGGLRIFPDDREAWRFELARLQRFDAGAVLHTYRLTGG encoded by the coding sequence ATGCGTCCCCTCATCGTCAGCGAGTTCATGACCCTCGACGGTGTCGTGGAGGCGCCCGGCGGCGAGACGACGCATCCTCACGCCGGCTGGAGCATCCCGTTCACCAGCGACGAGGTGATCGCCGCGAAGCTGCAGGAGACCCGCGAGGCCGGGACCCTCCTCCTCGGGCGCCGCACCTTCGACCAGTTCGCCGGTGCCTGGCCGTCGCGCGACGGCGAGCTCGCCGACCTGATGAACGGGCTGCCGAAGACGGTCGTCACGAGTCGTGCCGGCGACCCGGGGTGGAACGGAGAGCGGCTTCCCGAGCCGGTGCGCTCGTCGATCACGACGCTCAAGCAGGGCGACGGCGACCCGATCCTGGTCGTGGGCAGCGCCTCCCTCGTCCGCGCACTGCTCGTCTGGGGGCTGGTCGACGAGCTCCGCCTCCTGGTCTGCCCGGTCATGGTCGGGGGCGGCCTGCGGATCTTCCCCGACGATCGCGAGGCGTGGCGGTTCGAGCTGGCGCGGCTGCAGCGCTTCGACGCCGGCGCCGTGCTCCACACGTACCGTCTGACCGGAGGCTGA
- a CDS encoding DMT family transporter, which yields MPAAVIGLLSAFVYGSADFVGGVASRRLGPIRVTAIGAVAGLVLLLAAWPLVGGRISPAAIGWGAASGLVGTLAVSLLYACLAIGPMSILSPLTALVSALVPMAWGLLGGDRFAPIGYVALGLALVAVVLVGFVPEKGAVRPSVRALLMATAAGALIGVFLIMLDQTPDDSGVVPLIANRTANGAVMWSVVALLALRTRARSRSRSRTTPLSSRWTLVAAGGGLLDATANALILIGLRVGDLTTMSVLVALYPAGTILLAAVVLRERVAPVQWVGLVLAVAAAALLAVS from the coding sequence ATGCCGGCCGCCGTCATCGGGCTGCTGAGCGCCTTCGTCTACGGTTCGGCCGACTTCGTCGGCGGCGTGGCGTCGCGCCGGCTGGGCCCGATCCGTGTCACGGCGATCGGGGCGGTCGCCGGGTTGGTCCTGCTCCTCGCCGCGTGGCCGCTGGTCGGCGGCCGGATCTCCCCCGCGGCGATCGGCTGGGGCGCGGCGTCGGGCCTGGTCGGGACGCTCGCCGTGTCCCTCCTCTACGCGTGTCTCGCCATCGGCCCGATGAGCATCCTGTCGCCGCTGACCGCGCTGGTGTCGGCCCTCGTGCCGATGGCGTGGGGGCTCCTCGGCGGCGACCGGTTCGCGCCGATCGGCTACGTCGCCCTGGGGCTCGCGCTCGTGGCCGTCGTGCTCGTCGGGTTCGTCCCGGAGAAGGGCGCGGTCCGCCCGAGCGTGCGGGCGCTCCTGATGGCGACTGCGGCCGGTGCGCTGATCGGCGTCTTCCTGATCATGCTCGATCAGACCCCGGACGACTCGGGGGTCGTCCCGCTCATCGCGAACCGCACCGCGAACGGAGCCGTGATGTGGTCGGTCGTGGCGCTGCTCGCGCTCCGCACGCGGGCGCGGTCGCGGTCGCGGTCGCGAACGACACCGCTCTCCTCCCGCTGGACGCTCGTCGCGGCCGGCGGCGGCCTGCTCGACGCCACCGCGAACGCGCTGATCCTGATCGGCCTGCGGGTGGGCGACCTCACGACCATGTCGGTGCTCGTCGCGCTCTACCCGGCAGGCACGATCCTCCTCGCGGCCGTCGTGCTCCGTGAACGCGTCGCGCCGGTGCAGTGGGTGGGGCTCGTGCTCGCCGTCGCCGCGGCGGCCCTCCTCGCCGTCAGCTGA
- a CDS encoding MarR family winged helix-turn-helix transcriptional regulator, with protein sequence MRPAHDADERPATGADDDVPGRLALAVGRLNRRLRSSTGGLSHGQLSALSTIVRQGPLRPSEIAAVEKAAAPTITRVVSDLEARGLVSRAPDPADGRSFFVSGTEAGQRLLLEARSDRARAVSEILAELRPDQVEALRAALPALEDAAQVPHPPKR encoded by the coding sequence GTGCGACCCGCGCATGACGCTGATGAGCGGCCGGCGACCGGTGCGGACGATGACGTCCCCGGCCGCCTGGCCCTGGCCGTCGGGAGGCTGAACCGCCGCCTCCGCTCGTCGACCGGAGGTCTCAGCCACGGCCAGCTGTCAGCGCTGTCGACGATCGTCCGGCAGGGGCCGCTCCGCCCCAGCGAGATCGCCGCCGTCGAGAAAGCGGCGGCGCCCACGATCACCCGGGTCGTCTCCGACCTCGAAGCGCGAGGCCTCGTGTCCCGTGCGCCCGACCCCGCCGACGGTCGCTCCTTCTTCGTGTCGGGCACCGAGGCGGGCCAGAGACTCCTGCTGGAGGCGCGCTCCGACCGGGCGCGGGCCGTGTCGGAGATCCTCGCCGAACTGCGGCCTGATCAGGTCGAGGCGCTGCGCGCCGCCCTTCCCGCGCTGGAGGACGCGGCCCAGGTCCCGCACCCGCCGAAGCGCTGA
- a CDS encoding MFS transporter — protein sequence MARTGIFTKDHPHYRWVALSNTTLGMLMATINSSIVIISLPAIFTGIKLNPLEPGNVSYLLWMLMGYMLVTAVLVVMFGRMGDQYGRVRIYNLGFVIFTVAAIALCLDPFTSGAGAMWLIAWRFVQGVGGAMLFANSTAILTDAFPANKRGFALGLNQVAAIAGSFLGLILGGVLAEIDWRAVFFVSVPFGVIGTIWSYKSLHEVGQKNPGRNDWLGNATFGIGLIALLTGITYGIQPYGGASQGWGNPWVLGSIIAGILLLIAFVFVERRVPSPMFDMKLFRIRPFSAGLFAGLLAAVGRGGLQFMLIIWLQGIWLPLHGYSYESTPLWAGIYMLPITIGFLIAGPMSGALSDRFGSRAFATVGLVLVALTFIGLLLIPVNFEYWQFAVLTGLNGIGSGLFSSPNRTAIMNSVPANERGAASGMAGVALNAGSSLSIGIFFSLMIAGLSVALPTALTSGLTSHGVPQQVAAQVGATPPVGSLFAAFLGYNPIASLLGPTGVLQSPHVDAATLTGKEFFPQLISGPFHDGLVVVFIAAAVMSLIGAVASFAGGAKYVHEETSPAPRQVTEEGEEVGATRA from the coding sequence GTGGCCCGAACCGGCATCTTCACCAAAGACCACCCCCACTACCGCTGGGTGGCACTCTCGAACACCACGCTCGGCATGCTCATGGCGACGATCAACTCGTCGATCGTCATCATCTCGCTGCCCGCGATCTTCACCGGCATCAAGCTGAACCCGCTCGAGCCGGGCAACGTCTCGTACCTGCTGTGGATGCTGATGGGCTACATGCTCGTCACCGCCGTGCTCGTCGTCATGTTCGGACGCATGGGCGACCAGTACGGGCGCGTCCGGATCTACAACCTCGGCTTCGTGATCTTCACCGTCGCCGCGATCGCCCTGTGCCTCGACCCGTTCACCTCGGGTGCCGGCGCCATGTGGCTGATCGCGTGGAGGTTCGTCCAGGGTGTCGGCGGCGCCATGCTGTTCGCCAACTCGACAGCCATCCTCACCGACGCCTTCCCAGCCAACAAGCGCGGCTTCGCGCTCGGCCTGAACCAGGTCGCCGCGATCGCCGGGTCGTTCCTCGGCCTGATCCTCGGAGGCGTCCTCGCCGAGATCGACTGGCGCGCCGTCTTCTTCGTGTCCGTGCCGTTCGGCGTGATCGGCACCATCTGGTCGTACAAGTCGCTGCACGAGGTCGGGCAGAAGAACCCCGGACGCAACGACTGGCTCGGCAACGCCACCTTCGGCATCGGCCTGATCGCCCTGCTCACCGGCATCACGTACGGCATCCAGCCCTACGGCGGCGCCTCGCAGGGCTGGGGGAACCCGTGGGTGCTCGGCTCGATCATCGCCGGCATCCTCCTCCTCATCGCCTTCGTCTTCGTCGAGCGGCGCGTGCCGTCGCCGATGTTCGACATGAAGCTGTTCCGGATCCGTCCCTTCTCGGCCGGGCTCTTCGCGGGCCTGCTCGCGGCGGTGGGCCGAGGCGGCCTGCAGTTCATGCTGATCATCTGGCTGCAGGGCATCTGGCTGCCCCTCCACGGCTACAGCTACGAGTCGACGCCGCTCTGGGCCGGCATCTACATGCTCCCCATCACCATCGGGTTCCTCATCGCCGGGCCGATGTCGGGGGCGCTCTCCGACCGCTTCGGCTCGCGCGCCTTCGCCACCGTCGGTCTCGTGCTCGTCGCGCTCACCTTTATCGGGCTGCTGCTCATCCCCGTGAACTTCGAGTACTGGCAGTTCGCGGTGCTGACCGGCCTGAACGGCATCGGCTCCGGTCTGTTCTCGTCGCCCAACCGGACGGCCATCATGAACAGCGTCCCGGCCAACGAGCGCGGTGCGGCCTCCGGCATGGCGGGCGTCGCCCTGAACGCCGGAAGCTCGCTCTCGATCGGCATCTTCTTCTCGCTGATGATCGCGGGCCTCTCGGTCGCCCTGCCGACCGCGCTCACGAGCGGGCTCACCAGCCACGGGGTGCCGCAGCAGGTCGCCGCGCAGGTCGGCGCGACGCCTCCGGTCGGCAGCCTCTTCGCGGCCTTCCTCGGCTACAACCCGATCGCCAGCCTGCTGGGACCGACCGGTGTCCTGCAGTCCCCGCACGTCGACGCGGCCACGCTGACCGGCAAGGAGTTCTTCCCGCAGCTGATCTCCGGGCCGTTCCACGATGGGCTCGTCGTCGTCTTCATCGCCGCCGCCGTCATGAGCCTCATCGGCGCTGTCGCCTCGTTCGCAGGCGGAGCCAAGTATGTTCATGAGGAGACCTCGCCCGCTCCGAGGCAGGTCACCGAAGAAGGCGAGGAAGTCGGTGCGACCCGCGCATGA
- a CDS encoding ABC transporter permease — translation MHKHSAMTQARLRTRHRAWISLVLTGFVIGIAFIGVYVGLQRSPAPYHVPIAVVGDRLAASMQRALGSAGAVTRSSSLSEALRGLDAGRYDAVVGSSSGRVTVEYAGAKGLSESSAALAMIQAFSARSGQPESVKDAVPLVSFDSRGLASFYVVFGVTLSSFVLTQGLTAAAQKIRLRHRLYAMLGFALAIGAVAATIAGPVFGALPAPWIALAVTLSLLSAAVAFTTKALGAWFGAVGFALAILMMTTVGNAVSGAMIGFDLLPGWARPISAALPPGAAVRAVTEFGYFHGASAWSSLVVLALWAAVAFALVLLRGWAPKAARAIGGGSR, via the coding sequence ATGCACAAGCATTCGGCAATGACGCAGGCTCGGCTGCGTACGCGTCATCGCGCGTGGATATCGCTGGTACTGACCGGCTTCGTGATTGGAATCGCTTTCATCGGTGTCTACGTCGGACTTCAGCGGTCACCTGCGCCGTACCACGTGCCCATCGCGGTTGTGGGCGATCGCCTCGCCGCCTCCATGCAACGCGCACTGGGAAGCGCCGGCGCGGTGACGAGGTCGTCGTCTCTATCTGAGGCGCTGCGCGGTCTGGACGCCGGCCGCTACGACGCCGTCGTGGGCTCTTCTTCTGGCCGGGTCACGGTCGAGTATGCAGGCGCAAAGGGGCTGAGTGAAAGCTCGGCCGCCCTGGCGATGATCCAGGCCTTCTCCGCTCGTTCAGGGCAGCCGGAATCAGTCAAAGACGCTGTGCCGCTTGTGTCGTTCGACAGCCGTGGACTTGCGTCGTTCTATGTGGTGTTCGGCGTGACCCTTTCATCGTTCGTCTTGACGCAGGGGCTGACGGCTGCTGCCCAGAAGATCCGGCTGAGGCACCGGTTGTATGCCATGCTGGGCTTCGCATTGGCCATCGGCGCGGTGGCCGCGACTATTGCGGGTCCTGTATTCGGGGCCCTGCCGGCGCCTTGGATCGCATTGGCCGTCACTCTGTCTCTTTTGTCCGCGGCGGTGGCTTTCACAACGAAGGCGCTCGGGGCATGGTTCGGGGCAGTGGGGTTCGCGCTTGCCATCCTTATGATGACAACTGTTGGGAACGCAGTCAGTGGTGCGATGATCGGTTTCGACCTGCTCCCCGGCTGGGCTCGGCCGATATCCGCCGCTCTGCCGCCGGGGGCAGCTGTGCGAGCAGTCACCGAGTTCGGGTACTTCCATGGAGCGTCGGCCTGGTCGTCTCTTGTCGTGCTCGCGCTCTGGGCGGCTGTCGCTTTCGCGCTAGTGCTTTTGAGGGGCTGGGCGCCGAAGGCGGCAAGAGCGATCGGCGGGGGTTCGCGGTGA